The following coding sequences are from one Delphinus delphis chromosome 19, mDelDel1.2, whole genome shotgun sequence window:
- the SRSF2 gene encoding serine/arginine-rich splicing factor 2, protein MSYGRPPPDVEGMTSLKVDNLTYRTSPDTLRRVFEKYGRVGDVYIPRDRYTKESRGFAFVRFHDKRDAEDAMDAMDGAVLDGRELRVQMARYGRPPDSHHSRRGPPPRRYGGGGYGRRSRSPRRRRRSRSRSRSRSRSRSRSRYSRSKSRSRTRSRSRSTSKSRSARRSKSKSSSVSRSRSRSRSRSRSRSPPPVSKRESKSRSRSKSPPKSPEEEGAVSS, encoded by the exons ATGAGTTACGGCCGCCCGCCTCCCGATGTGGAGGGCATGACCTCCCTCAAGGTGGACAACCTGACCTACCGCACCTCGCCAGACACCCTGAGGCGCGTGTTCGAGAAGTACGGACGCGTCGGCGACGTGTACATCCCGCGGGACCGCTACACCAAGGAGTCCCGCGGCTTTGCCTTCGTCCGCTTCCACGACAAGCGCGACGCTGAGGACGCCATGGACGCCATGGACGGGGCCGTGCTGGACGGCCGCGAGTTGCGGGTGCAGATGGCGCGCTACGGCCGCCCCCCGGACTCGCACCATAGCCGCCGGGGACCCCCGCCCCGCAGGTACGGGGGCGGTGGCTACGGACGTCGGAGCCGCAG CCCTAGGCGGCGTCGCCGCAGCCGATCCCGGAGTCGGAGCCGGTCCAGGTCCCGGAGTCGATCTCGCTACAGCCGCTCCAAGTCTCGGTCCCGTACTCGGTCAAGATCGCGATCAACCTCCAAGTCCAGATCGGCGCGAAGGTCCAAGTCGAAGTCCTCGTCTGTCTCCAGATCTCGCTCGCGGTCCAGGTCCAGGTCTAGGTCCAGGAGTCCTCCGCCCGTGTCCAAGAGGGAATCCAAGTCCAGGTCGCGATCCAAGAGTCCTCCCAAGTCTCCTGAAGAGGAAGGAGCGGTGTCCTCTTAA
- the MFSD11 gene encoding UNC93-like protein MFSD11 gives MSPESKKLFNIIILGIAFMFMFTAFQTCGNVAQTVIRSLNSTDFHGSGYTSMAIIYGVFSASNLITPSVVAIVGPQLSMFASGLFYSMYIAVFIQPFPWSFYTASVFIGIAAAVLWTAQGNCLTINSDEHTIGRNSGIFWALLQSSLFFGNLYIYFAWQGKTHISESDRRTVFIALTVISLVGTVLFFLIRKPDSENVLGEDESSDDQDLDVNESAQNNMTKAVDAFKKSLKLCVTKEMLLLSITTAYTGLELTFFSGVYGTCIGAINKFGTEEKSLIGLSGIFIGIGEILGGSLFGLLSKNNRFGRNPVVLLGILVHFIAFYLIFLNMPGDAPIAPVEGTDSSAYIKPSKEVAIFCSFLLGLGDSCFNTQLLSILGFLYSEDSAPAFAVFKFVQSICAAVAFFYSNYLLLHWQLLVMVMFGFFGTVSFFTVEWEAAAIVARGSDYRSI, from the exons ATGTCCCCGGAATCTAAAAAGCTTTTCAACATCATTATTTTAGGAATTGCCTTTATGTTTATGTTCACCGCCTTTCAAACTTGTGGAAATGTAGCG CAAACTGTCATCAGGAGCTTAAATAGCACAGATTTTCACGGCAGTGGCTATACCAG CATGGCAATTATTTATGGAGTGTTCTCTGCTTCAAATTTGATTACGCCGTCAGTGGTTGCCATTGTAGGACCTCAGCTCTCTATGTTTGCTAGTggtttattttacag CATGTACATTGCCGTTTTTATCCAGCCTTTCCCGTGGTCCTTCTACACAGCCTCTGTTTTCATTGGAATTGCAGCTGCTG tACTTTGGACAGCACAAGGAAACTGCCTGACAATAAATTCAGATGAGCACACTATTGGGAGAAACAGTGGCATTTTCTGGGCACTCCTACAATCCAG CTTGTTCTTTGGAAATCTCTACATATATTTTGCTTGGCAAGGGAAAACTCACATATCAG AGAGTGACCGAAGAACAGTGTTTATCGCCCTGACAGTGATTAGCCTTGTGGGGACAGTTCTCTTCTTTCTCATTCGGAAACCAGATTCCGAAAATGTCCTGGGAGAAGATGAATCTTCTGATGACCAGGACCTGGATGTCAACGA gTCTGCCCAGAACAATATGACAAAGGCAGTAGATGCATTTA aAAAGTCTCTTAAGTTATGTGTCACCAAGGAGATGCTCCTTCTTAGCATTACAACTGCTTATACAG gtCTGGAATTGACTTTCTTCTCTGGTGTATATGGAACCTGTATCGGCGCTATAAATAAATttggaacagaagagaaaagcCTCATTGGACTTTCTGGCATTTTCATTGGCATTGGAGAAATTTTAG GTGGAAGCCTCTTTGGCCTGCTGAGCAAGAATAATCGTTTTGGTAGGAATCCAGTTGTGCTGTTGGGCATCCTGGTGcattttatagctttttatttaatatttctcaaCATGCCGGGGGATGCCCCTATTGCTCCTGTTGAAGGAACTGATAGCAGTGCTTACATCAAACCCAG caaAGAAGTTGCCATCTTCTGCAGCTTCCTGTTGGGGCTTGGAGACAGCTGCTTCAACACCCAGCTGCTTAGTATTCTAGGTTTTCTCTATTCTGAAGACAGTGCACCGGCTTTTGCAGTCTTTAAATTTGTGCAG tccATTTGCGCAGCCGTGGCATTTTTCTACAGTAACTACCTTCTCCTTCATTGGCAACTCCTGGTCATGgtgatgtttgggttttttggaaCTGTTTCCTTCTTCACTGTGGAGTGGGAAGCTGCTGCCATTGTAGCCCGGGGCTCTGACTACCGAAGTATTTGA